The following coding sequences lie in one Mesorhizobium shangrilense genomic window:
- a CDS encoding biotin/lipoyl-containing protein — translation MALKVMLDGSLHEVEIVRRRPHLVLRIEGREHEIVRLPESGDGQHLMEVDASTIDFARVTLGDRQVVRLNGRTAEIAVLNPLTIADDAAVDQDVLRAPMPGAVVSVHCQVGGVIRRGETIVTIESMKLQSALPAPRDGMVAEVLRTEGQTFDKNDVLVVLAPIAEEN, via the coding sequence ATGGCGCTCAAAGTGATGCTGGACGGCTCGCTCCACGAGGTCGAGATCGTCAGGCGCCGGCCTCACCTGGTCCTGCGCATCGAAGGTCGCGAGCATGAGATCGTGCGCCTGCCGGAATCCGGCGACGGCCAGCATCTCATGGAGGTGGACGCGTCCACGATCGACTTCGCCCGCGTCACGCTGGGCGACCGCCAAGTGGTCCGCCTCAATGGGCGCACCGCGGAGATCGCAGTCTTGAACCCGCTCACCATCGCGGACGATGCAGCCGTCGATCAGGATGTGTTGCGTGCGCCGATGCCCGGTGCAGTGGTCAGCGTCCACTGCCAGGTCGGCGGCGTCATCAGGCGCGGTGAGACGATCGTGACCATCGAGAGCATGAAGCTCCAGTCTGCGCTGCCGGCGCCACGCGACGGGATGGTCGCGGAGGTTTTGCGCACGGAAGGCCAGACCTTCGACAAGAACGACGTTCTCGTCGTGCTCGCTCCCATCGCGGAGGAAAACTGA